A single region of the Hyalangium ruber genome encodes:
- a CDS encoding sigma-54-dependent transcriptional regulator → MAAERILVVDDEDNARRAIVTILGEEGYEVAEASNGMDALTRLADFSPAVVLSDVRMPQMDGLTLLKKAREQGSDATFVMMTAFASVETAVEAMRAGADNYLVKPLDADAVLVILSKALEKRSLRREAESLRDQVRARTRFHNIIGDSPQLQGIYDVVRRAAATKATVLILGESGTGKELIAQALHQESPRKDKPFIRVHCAALSENLLESELFGHEKGSFTGAMARKEGRFELADGGTLFLDEIGEISPAVQVKLLRVLQQREFERVGGTQTLKVDVRIVAATHRDLTAEVKAGRFREDLFYRLNVVSVTLPPLRDRKSDIPTLVSHFLEKYSESYGKEVKALAPGTLQALLAHDWPGNVRELENAIERAVVLAQDTELTADDLPPVLRGPRPLGSTSSNLIPGASMAAIEREAILRTMEMVHGSTSRAAEILGISVRKIQYRLKEYSSGKTTHATEEHAEDAVID, encoded by the coding sequence ATGGCCGCTGAACGCATCCTGGTCGTCGATGATGAGGACAACGCCCGCCGTGCCATCGTCACCATTCTCGGTGAAGAGGGCTACGAGGTCGCCGAAGCCTCCAACGGCATGGACGCCCTCACCCGCCTGGCGGACTTCTCGCCCGCAGTGGTGCTGTCCGACGTGCGCATGCCCCAGATGGACGGGCTCACCCTGCTGAAGAAGGCGCGGGAGCAGGGCTCGGACGCCACCTTCGTGATGATGACGGCGTTCGCCAGCGTGGAGACGGCCGTGGAGGCCATGCGCGCGGGCGCCGACAACTACCTCGTCAAGCCGCTGGACGCGGACGCGGTGCTCGTCATCCTGAGCAAGGCGCTGGAGAAGCGCAGCTTGCGTCGCGAGGCGGAGTCGCTGAGGGATCAGGTGCGGGCGCGCACCCGCTTCCACAACATCATCGGCGACTCGCCCCAGCTCCAGGGCATCTACGACGTGGTGCGGCGCGCGGCGGCCACCAAGGCCACGGTGCTCATCCTCGGTGAGTCCGGCACGGGCAAGGAGCTCATCGCCCAGGCGCTGCACCAGGAGTCTCCCCGGAAGGACAAGCCCTTCATCCGCGTGCATTGCGCCGCGCTGTCCGAGAACCTGCTGGAGAGCGAGCTGTTCGGCCACGAGAAGGGCTCCTTCACGGGCGCCATGGCGCGCAAGGAGGGCCGCTTCGAGCTGGCCGACGGCGGCACGCTGTTCCTGGACGAGATCGGCGAGATCTCCCCCGCCGTGCAGGTGAAGCTGCTGCGGGTGCTACAGCAGCGCGAGTTCGAGCGCGTGGGAGGCACGCAGACGCTCAAGGTGGACGTGCGCATCGTCGCCGCCACCCACCGGGATCTGACCGCCGAGGTGAAGGCGGGCCGCTTCCGGGAAGATCTCTTCTACCGACTCAACGTCGTCTCCGTCACCCTGCCGCCCCTGCGGGACCGCAAGAGCGACATCCCCACGCTGGTGAGCCACTTCCTGGAGAAGTACAGCGAGAGCTACGGCAAGGAGGTGAAGGCGCTGGCGCCCGGCACGCTCCAAGCGCTGCTGGCGCATGACTGGCCCGGCAACGTCCGCGAGTTGGAGAACGCCATCGAGCGCGCGGTGGTACTGGCCCAGGACACCGAGCTCACCGCCGACGACCTGCCGCCGGTGCTGCGGGGGCCCCGGCCGCTCGGCTCCACCTCGAGCAACCTCATCCCCGGCGCCTCCATGGCCGCCATCGAGCGGGAGGCCATCCTGCGCACCATGGAGATGGTGCATGGCTCCACCAGCCGCGCCGCGGAGATCCTCGGCATCAGCGTGCGGAAGATCCAGTATCGACTTAAAGAATACAGTAGCGGCAAGACTACTCACGCCACCGAGGAGCATGCGGAGGACGCGGTCATCGATTAA
- a CDS encoding UbiA family prenyltransferase, translating to MALAHTHVLMSGAAALGTWMVQVLAGLPLSIEPCLSVFLVFFSIYTLDRVAAEPETDAINHPDRERFARRNARVLLGLAVAAYVGAIALAARGGVARVLVMLLPLAAVLVYSFPFVPRPWVRRLGFRRIKEILLAKNLVVAGTFAITLTLAAVPAEGVADPGKLALVCGFLFLRYFINAVVFDIRDEHGDRLKGIPTLPVVLGPDRTRRLLHVLNGVLGLYLGIIPALGLAPLAFAALGIGTPLASWYLNQTGQRESLHFLCDVVVDGELYVAGLALLLTLGMA from the coding sequence ATGGCGCTGGCTCATACCCACGTGCTCATGTCCGGCGCTGCGGCGCTCGGTACGTGGATGGTGCAGGTGCTGGCGGGGCTGCCGCTGTCGATCGAGCCGTGCCTGTCCGTCTTCCTCGTCTTCTTCTCCATCTACACGCTCGATCGGGTCGCGGCGGAGCCCGAGACGGACGCCATCAACCACCCGGATCGCGAGCGCTTCGCCCGCCGGAATGCCCGGGTGTTGCTAGGGCTGGCCGTCGCCGCGTACGTGGGTGCGATCGCGCTGGCCGCACGGGGTGGGGTGGCGCGCGTCCTGGTCATGCTGCTGCCACTGGCGGCGGTGCTCGTCTACAGCTTCCCCTTCGTGCCTCGCCCATGGGTGCGCCGGCTGGGCTTTCGCCGCATCAAGGAGATCCTGCTGGCCAAGAACCTGGTGGTCGCGGGCACCTTCGCCATCACCCTCACGCTGGCCGCGGTCCCCGCCGAGGGAGTGGCGGACCCCGGCAAGCTCGCGCTCGTGTGCGGCTTCCTCTTCCTGCGCTACTTCATCAACGCCGTCGTCTTCGACATCCGGGACGAGCATGGCGATCGGCTCAAGGGCATCCCCACGCTGCCTGTGGTGCTAGGGCCGGACCGCACGCGGCGGCTGCTCCATGTCCTCAACGGGGTGCTGGGCCTCTACCTGGGCATCATCCCCGCGCTCGGCCTGGCGCCGCTGGCCTTCGCCGCACTGGGCATCGGGACTCCGCTGGCCTCGTGGTACCTGAACCAGACCGGACAGCGTGAATCGCTGCACTTCCTCTGTGACGTCGTGGTCGACGGAGAGCTGTACGTGGCAGGGCTCGCGCTCCTGCTCACCCTGGGCATGGCCTGA
- a CDS encoding spermidine synthase, with the protein MVRYAFTLFASAFLLFGVQPLVGKFALPWFGGTPAVWTACMLFFQAALLAGYAYAHAVATRLTPRSQVRLHVGLLVLTVGVLAVRAWLSGSPVTPEPEWRPSEVEGLTGRLLAMLAVTIGLPFFVLSTTAPLVQSWFSRAWPGVSPYRLYALSNAGSLLALLSYPFLVEPNVPRTVQGWGWGVGFVLFAVGCVVCARDVWRRAGEPAAQEVAVRVEPEEGARPGLGRTLLWLVLSACASVLLLATTNQLSQDVAAGPFLWVLPLAIYLLTFIIAFEREALYSRAFFSLLLVLSVAGVTRVVLEGPHTPLGFQLLAYGAALLAGCMVCHGELYRLRPAPRHLSAFYLSVSAGGVLGGIIVSIVAPRVFHTYAEYPLALVVCCVVAMVATLRDPLGQEGAGRLRRLMRMFLLAFVVVGLGVAMADFRREVRLTARNFFGVVQVLEQGRKDPAEHRFTLKHGAIAHGVQYTEPTRRRMPMSYFTPESGLGLAIGEHRRLREAVGLPPGLRIGVLGLGVGSTAALAEAEDSVRFYEINPKIISLARGEGGYFSYLADTPARVEVVEGDARISLERELERREAQGFDVLAVDVFSSDSIPVHLLTEEAVAVYLQHLAPHGVLALHISNAHLDLVPVTLSHAHAFSMYATLVVHEPKDDGARSVWMILSPDAEFSWGRTFRRATSSVRRLRLAGAPFVTWTDEQGSVLPLLQKSRWTQTTQEITEQPGEP; encoded by the coding sequence ATGGTTCGTTACGCCTTCACCCTCTTCGCCAGCGCCTTCCTGCTCTTTGGAGTCCAGCCGCTGGTGGGGAAGTTCGCGCTGCCCTGGTTTGGCGGCACGCCGGCGGTGTGGACGGCGTGCATGCTCTTCTTCCAGGCGGCGCTGCTGGCGGGCTACGCCTACGCCCACGCCGTCGCCACGCGACTGACGCCGCGCTCCCAGGTGCGGCTGCACGTGGGGTTGCTGGTGCTCACGGTGGGGGTGCTCGCCGTGCGCGCATGGCTCTCGGGTTCGCCGGTGACGCCGGAACCGGAGTGGCGCCCCTCGGAAGTGGAGGGGCTCACGGGTCGGCTGCTGGCGATGCTGGCGGTGACCATCGGGCTGCCCTTCTTCGTGCTGTCCACCACGGCGCCGCTGGTGCAGAGCTGGTTCTCACGTGCCTGGCCGGGTGTCTCTCCCTACCGGCTCTATGCGCTGTCCAACGCCGGCTCGCTGCTGGCGCTGCTGAGCTACCCCTTCCTCGTCGAGCCCAACGTGCCGCGCACCGTGCAGGGCTGGGGCTGGGGCGTGGGCTTCGTGCTCTTCGCCGTGGGGTGTGTCGTGTGCGCCAGGGACGTGTGGCGCCGGGCCGGGGAACCCGCCGCGCAGGAGGTGGCCGTTCGCGTCGAGCCGGAGGAGGGCGCGCGGCCGGGGCTGGGGCGCACCCTGCTGTGGCTGGTGTTGAGCGCCTGTGCCTCGGTGCTACTGCTGGCCACCACCAACCAGCTCTCCCAGGACGTGGCGGCGGGCCCCTTCCTCTGGGTGCTGCCCCTGGCGATCTACCTGCTCACCTTCATCATCGCCTTCGAGCGGGAGGCGCTCTACTCGCGCGCCTTCTTCTCCCTGCTCCTGGTCCTCTCGGTGGCGGGCGTCACCCGCGTGGTGCTCGAAGGCCCCCACACGCCGCTGGGCTTCCAGCTCCTCGCGTATGGGGCGGCGCTGCTGGCCGGCTGCATGGTGTGCCACGGCGAGCTGTACCGGCTGCGTCCGGCGCCACGCCACCTGAGCGCCTTCTACCTCTCGGTGTCCGCGGGTGGAGTGCTCGGAGGCATCATCGTCAGCATCGTCGCGCCTCGGGTGTTCCACACCTATGCGGAGTACCCGCTGGCGCTGGTGGTGTGCTGCGTGGTGGCGATGGTGGCGACGCTGCGCGATCCACTCGGCCAGGAGGGCGCGGGGCGGCTGCGGCGACTGATGCGCATGTTCCTGTTGGCCTTCGTGGTGGTGGGGCTGGGCGTGGCGATGGCGGATTTCCGCCGCGAGGTGCGGCTGACAGCGCGCAACTTCTTCGGAGTGGTGCAGGTGCTGGAGCAGGGCCGCAAGGATCCCGCCGAGCACCGCTTCACGCTCAAGCACGGCGCCATCGCCCACGGCGTGCAGTACACCGAGCCCACGCGTCGTCGCATGCCCATGTCCTACTTCACGCCGGAGAGCGGCCTGGGGCTGGCCATCGGCGAGCACCGGCGCCTGCGTGAGGCCGTGGGGCTGCCGCCGGGCCTGCGAATCGGCGTGCTGGGGCTGGGGGTGGGCTCCACCGCCGCGCTCGCCGAGGCCGAGGACTCGGTGCGCTTCTATGAGATCAACCCGAAGATCATCTCCCTGGCGCGAGGTGAGGGCGGCTACTTCAGCTACCTGGCGGACACACCCGCGCGGGTCGAGGTGGTGGAGGGCGATGCCCGCATCTCCCTGGAGCGTGAGCTGGAGCGGCGCGAGGCCCAGGGCTTCGATGTGCTCGCCGTGGACGTGTTCAGCTCGGACTCCATTCCCGTCCACCTGCTCACCGAGGAAGCGGTGGCTGTCTACCTCCAGCACCTGGCGCCCCACGGCGTGCTGGCGCTGCACATCAGCAACGCGCACCTGGATCTGGTGCCCGTCACGCTCTCGCACGCGCACGCCTTCAGCATGTACGCCACGCTCGTGGTCCACGAGCCGAAGGATGACGGGGCGCGCAGTGTGTGGATGATCCTCAGCCCGGATGCCGAGTTCTCCTGGGGCCGCACCTTCCGTCGGGCGACCTCCAGTGTGAGGCGCTTGAGACTGGCTGGAGCCCCGTTTGTCACCTGGACAGACGAACAGGGCAGCGTTCTCCCCCTGCTTCAGAAGAGCCGCTGGACGCAGACAACCCAGGAAATCACCGAGCAGCCAGGCGAGCCCTGA
- a CDS encoding ATP-binding protein produces the protein MSRPDARLPRVLVVDDNAASFLDNLQELLSDAGYQVSVADSCRAARERAHAGFDVALVDLRLPDGEGTSLAAELKSGMPESEVVLLTGFATLETAVAAVRAGACAYLMKPCSPQDLLLTLEQAMRQVRLHADKRELARRAQMTEKLAAVGTMTAGLSHEIRNPLNAAALQLSVLERRLRKLPESQQGPLMEPLSLVRDEIRRLDHILEDFLQFARPREFRPQPVEVEPLLRRVVDLLGSQAEVRRVRLELVGPVPASRVPGEEERLRQVLINLALNALEATPSEGQVRLAAGEDEQGVWVTLDDSGPGIPVEIRDRIFEPFFTTKAQGSGLGLSIVHAIVTQHGGTLVVGDAPGGGARFVLRLPKAAPAPPQGVG, from the coding sequence ATGAGCCGCCCGGATGCCCGCCTCCCGCGTGTCCTCGTGGTGGATGACAACGCGGCCTCCTTCCTCGACAACCTCCAGGAGTTGTTGAGCGACGCGGGCTACCAGGTGAGCGTGGCGGACAGTTGCCGCGCCGCCCGGGAGCGGGCCCACGCGGGCTTCGACGTGGCGCTGGTGGATCTGCGCCTGCCGGACGGGGAGGGCACCTCGCTGGCTGCCGAGCTGAAGTCGGGGATGCCCGAGTCGGAGGTGGTGCTGCTCACCGGCTTCGCCACGTTGGAGACGGCGGTCGCGGCGGTGCGCGCCGGTGCCTGCGCCTACCTCATGAAGCCGTGCTCGCCCCAGGATCTGCTGCTCACGCTGGAGCAGGCCATGCGGCAGGTGCGGCTGCACGCCGACAAGCGCGAGCTGGCGCGCCGCGCCCAGATGACGGAGAAGCTGGCGGCGGTGGGGACGATGACGGCGGGCCTGTCCCACGAGATTCGCAACCCGCTCAACGCCGCGGCGCTGCAGCTGTCGGTGCTGGAGCGGCGCCTGCGCAAGCTTCCAGAGAGCCAGCAGGGCCCGCTGATGGAGCCGCTGAGCCTGGTGCGCGACGAGATCCGTCGGCTGGATCACATCCTGGAAGACTTCCTCCAGTTCGCGCGGCCCCGGGAGTTCCGCCCCCAGCCGGTGGAGGTGGAGCCGCTGTTGCGCCGGGTGGTGGATCTGCTGGGCAGTCAGGCCGAGGTGCGCCGGGTGCGGCTCGAACTGGTGGGGCCCGTGCCCGCCTCCCGCGTCCCTGGCGAGGAGGAGCGGCTGCGGCAGGTGCTCATCAACCTGGCGCTCAACGCCCTGGAGGCCACGCCGTCCGAGGGTCAGGTCCGCCTGGCCGCGGGTGAGGACGAGCAGGGCGTGTGGGTGACGTTGGACGACTCGGGCCCGGGAATCCCGGTGGAGATCCGCGACCGCATCTTCGAGCCCTTCTTCACGACGAAGGCGCAGGGCTCGGGGCTGGGGCTTTCCATCGTGCATGCCATCGTCACTCAGCACGGGGGCACGTTGGTGGTGGGGGATGCGCCCGGGGGCGGCGCGCGCTTCGTGCTGCGCCTGCCCAAAGCGGCTCCCGCTCCGCCCCAGGGTGTGGGATAG
- a CDS encoding response regulator produces MRRYLLLDDNQAFAENIAEILRDAGDSATVVTDGADALALAKTTRFDALLTDMKMPGMSGAAAVHHIRRVDPGIAALVVTAYPGENDLEAARREGLLAVLPKPVPVPTLMGLLSTARRDGLIALVEDDPALSDNLSEVLRGRGFSCATARSVLEADQLSMVKPFAALVDLRLPGGPDGEALRRLKARFPDMPVFVITAYPEMIPELPTDRVFSKPFDTAALVEALEQAHAARLASV; encoded by the coding sequence ATGCGACGCTACTTGCTGCTCGATGACAACCAGGCCTTCGCGGAGAACATCGCCGAGATCCTGCGCGACGCGGGTGACTCGGCGACGGTCGTGACGGATGGCGCCGATGCCCTGGCGCTGGCGAAGACGACCCGCTTCGACGCGCTGCTCACCGACATGAAGATGCCGGGCATGAGTGGGGCGGCGGCCGTGCATCACATCCGCCGGGTGGATCCGGGCATCGCCGCGCTGGTGGTTACCGCCTACCCCGGGGAGAACGACCTGGAGGCGGCGCGGCGCGAGGGGCTGCTCGCCGTGCTGCCCAAGCCCGTGCCGGTGCCGACGCTGATGGGGCTGCTGTCGACGGCGCGCCGCGATGGGCTCATCGCGCTGGTGGAGGACGATCCAGCGCTGAGCGACAACCTCTCCGAGGTGCTGCGCGGCCGGGGCTTCTCCTGCGCCACGGCCCGCTCGGTGCTGGAGGCCGACCAGCTCTCCATGGTGAAGCCCTTCGCCGCGCTGGTGGACCTGCGCCTGCCCGGCGGGCCCGATGGCGAGGCCCTGCGTCGGCTCAAGGCCCGCTTCCCGGACATGCCGGTGTTCGTCATCACCGCCTACCCCGAGATGATCCCGGAGTTGCCCACCGACCGCGTCTTCTCCAAGCCCTTCGACACCGCGGCGCTCGTGGAGGCGCTGGAGCAGGCTCACGCCGCGCGGCTGGCCAGCGTATGA
- a CDS encoding protoglobin domain-containing protein: MAETLFEELKRYVGFSPEDTQALLALHSVTREHFARIAEVFYARILEHEGARKALEGGESQVGHLKGTLQVWMDQLLRGPWDEAYYELRCRIGRIHVRIALPQHYMFGAMNVLRQEFNAIIDSHYRERPAELNAVRRALGKILDLELAIMLHTYREDLLAQQARNERLSTFGQLVGSIGHELRNPLGVIETSLFILKGRLQPGDERTAKHLERIGEQVTIANRIVSDLLDMIRDRPLKSEPVRLADVWLSATMTLQRPPGVSLSERGLSELPLVQGDANQLRQVFVNLVENAIQAVGEAGSVELTARALPDAVELILEDSGPGVSDTIRRRLFEPLMTTKARGIGLGLPLVKRILERHGGSIAYVPRPQTSAGARFLLRLPLHS, encoded by the coding sequence ATGGCAGAGACATTGTTCGAGGAGCTCAAACGCTATGTGGGCTTCAGCCCCGAGGACACGCAGGCGCTGCTCGCCCTGCACTCGGTGACGCGCGAGCACTTCGCGCGCATCGCCGAGGTGTTCTATGCGCGCATCCTCGAGCATGAGGGTGCCCGCAAGGCGCTGGAGGGTGGCGAGAGCCAGGTGGGCCACCTCAAGGGCACCTTGCAGGTGTGGATGGACCAACTGCTGCGCGGCCCCTGGGACGAGGCCTACTATGAGCTTCGCTGCCGCATCGGCCGCATTCACGTGCGCATCGCGCTGCCCCAGCACTACATGTTCGGCGCGATGAACGTGTTGCGGCAGGAGTTCAACGCCATCATCGACAGCCACTACCGCGAGCGCCCCGCGGAGCTGAACGCGGTACGGCGGGCCCTGGGGAAGATCCTCGATCTGGAGCTGGCCATCATGCTCCACACCTATCGCGAGGATCTGCTGGCCCAGCAGGCGCGCAACGAGCGCCTGTCCACCTTCGGCCAGCTGGTGGGCTCCATCGGCCACGAGCTGCGAAACCCGCTGGGCGTCATCGAAACCTCGCTCTTCATCCTCAAGGGGCGCCTGCAGCCCGGGGACGAGCGCACGGCCAAGCACCTGGAGCGCATCGGCGAGCAGGTGACCATCGCCAACCGCATCGTCTCGGACCTGTTGGACATGATCCGCGATCGGCCACTGAAGTCGGAGCCGGTGCGGCTGGCGGACGTCTGGCTCAGCGCCACCATGACGCTCCAGCGACCGCCCGGGGTGAGCTTGAGCGAGCGGGGATTGTCCGAGCTCCCCTTGGTGCAAGGAGACGCCAACCAGTTGCGGCAGGTCTTCGTCAACCTCGTGGAGAACGCCATCCAGGCAGTGGGGGAGGCGGGATCGGTGGAGCTGACGGCCCGTGCCCTGCCGGACGCGGTGGAGCTGATCCTCGAGGACTCGGGGCCGGGTGTGAGTGACACCATCCGTCGACGTCTCTTCGAGCCGCTGATGACCACCAAGGCCCGTGGCATCGGTCTGGGATTGCCGCTCGTCAAGCGTATCCTGGAGCGCCACGGCGGCTCCATCGCCTATGTCCCCCGGCCCCAGACCAGCGCCGGCGCACGTTTTCTCCTCCGACTGCCGCTCCACTCCTAG
- a CDS encoding serine/threonine-protein kinase, whose product MSEPKQEESTSALGEASTVISPRASPAPAAGAPPASPPLSASWAEGSRFAPGQALAGRYTVLDVLGQGGMGVVLAAYDARLDRRVALKRVHSREASRGGDGLAQVRMVREAQSMARLNHPHVVAVYDAGTLEDGSVFIAMEYVKGQTLRSWCQHTPPRPWREVVKAYLDAGRGLVAAHAAGLIHRDFKPDNILVGEDGRVRVTDFGLARAGAEPSDASQPVTALSASALEASLTLPGAVLGTPAYMAPELLQGQTANVRSDVYAFCASLYEALYGRVPFPMDSMASILLFKEGRSPVPPSDSQVPAWVSRAVLQGLHSDPLQRPGSLEQVLRQLEDDPELRRRTWLRMGGLAAAVALCAGVAVWTWGRQGPGCESLERRLEGVWDAPVKLRVTRAMEATGLPYAKDTAQRVERLLDGYAQAWVKQRVEVCQVAAAHAVAAPQGQSLGLLREACLERRRSQLQALTELMGRGPDPELVDKAVPVAQALPPLEYCADAQALTAAVPPPEDPQVRARVEALQAQVEPLAVLLAAGKYKEGVALSEQLLPKVEPVGHAPLHARLLLLRAQLQDGAGDYKASENTVSQAISEAARGRDAVLAAQAWNLRLLLVGVRQARPKDAELLGPMVETVVELAGDEATRASSLQVRGRLLENLGQFKQALEHYERVLSLREKLFGKSHLQVALALMDLGNMLRRMGRYAEAKERLERSLVIQQDTVGPTHVTVAHALATLSIVYKELGQYEEARVQDERALNLMEEALGPDHLQTVVLRQHLGNVLLDLGAYAEAQVQHERCLTFLEKALGPEHPDVSKALVSLGIALAGMGRYEEARLRFERALTLQEKTFGSEHPDAAIMLINLGGVLADLGRYEEARAQLERALVVLEKALGPQHPVLSIPRTLLGRALTGLGRYDEAQRQLERALALQQQPQEHPGLVEPLTGLAWLQLARGRPADAVPLLERALKLAPEQAGTEVRFALAQALWESSQDRPRALELATHAREEWRRRGHASKVAEVSQWLAARIGGSP is encoded by the coding sequence ATGAGTGAGCCCAAGCAGGAAGAGAGCACGTCGGCCCTCGGGGAAGCCAGCACTGTCATCAGCCCGCGGGCAAGCCCTGCCCCTGCCGCGGGCGCGCCCCCCGCCTCGCCCCCGCTCTCTGCCTCCTGGGCGGAGGGCTCTCGCTTTGCTCCCGGGCAGGCCCTGGCGGGCCGCTACACCGTGTTGGACGTCTTGGGGCAGGGCGGCATGGGCGTGGTGCTGGCCGCCTATGACGCACGGCTGGATCGGCGCGTGGCGCTGAAGCGGGTGCATTCGCGCGAGGCCAGTCGCGGCGGCGATGGGTTGGCCCAGGTCCGCATGGTGCGGGAGGCGCAGAGCATGGCCCGCCTCAACCACCCCCACGTGGTGGCTGTCTATGACGCGGGGACCTTGGAGGATGGCTCCGTCTTCATCGCCATGGAGTACGTCAAGGGACAGACGCTTCGGAGCTGGTGCCAGCACACCCCGCCGCGGCCCTGGCGGGAGGTCGTCAAAGCCTATCTGGACGCGGGGCGCGGGCTGGTGGCCGCGCATGCCGCGGGCCTCATCCACCGCGACTTCAAGCCCGACAATATCCTGGTCGGTGAGGACGGCAGGGTGCGCGTCACGGACTTTGGCCTGGCACGGGCCGGAGCCGAGCCGAGCGACGCCTCGCAGCCCGTCACCGCTCTCTCCGCCTCGGCCCTGGAGGCGTCGCTCACTTTGCCGGGCGCCGTGCTGGGGACGCCCGCGTACATGGCTCCAGAGTTGCTCCAAGGCCAGACAGCGAACGTGCGCAGTGATGTGTATGCCTTCTGCGCCTCGCTCTACGAGGCGCTCTATGGGCGAGTCCCCTTTCCCATGGACTCGATGGCCTCGATCCTCCTCTTCAAGGAGGGCCGGTCGCCGGTTCCCCCCTCGGACTCGCAGGTGCCCGCCTGGGTCTCTCGCGCGGTGTTGCAGGGACTGCACTCCGATCCGCTGCAGCGGCCCGGCTCCTTGGAGCAGGTGTTGCGGCAGCTGGAAGACGATCCCGAGCTGCGGCGCCGCACCTGGCTGCGGATGGGGGGACTGGCGGCGGCCGTGGCGCTGTGCGCGGGGGTGGCGGTCTGGACCTGGGGACGGCAGGGCCCCGGCTGCGAGAGCCTGGAGCGCCGCCTGGAAGGTGTATGGGACGCGCCCGTGAAGCTCCGTGTCACCCGGGCGATGGAGGCCACGGGGCTGCCGTATGCGAAGGACACGGCGCAGCGCGTGGAGCGGCTGCTGGATGGATACGCCCAGGCCTGGGTGAAGCAGCGGGTGGAGGTGTGCCAGGTGGCGGCCGCGCACGCGGTGGCGGCACCGCAGGGACAGAGCCTGGGGCTGTTGCGGGAGGCCTGCCTGGAGCGGCGGCGCAGCCAGCTCCAAGCCCTCACCGAGCTGATGGGGCGTGGACCGGATCCAGAGCTGGTGGATAAGGCGGTGCCGGTGGCGCAGGCGCTGCCGCCGCTGGAGTACTGCGCGGATGCCCAGGCGCTCACGGCAGCGGTGCCGCCTCCCGAGGATCCCCAGGTGCGCGCAAGGGTCGAGGCACTGCAGGCCCAGGTAGAGCCGCTGGCGGTGCTGCTCGCGGCTGGCAAATACAAGGAGGGGGTGGCACTGAGCGAGCAGCTACTTCCCAAGGTGGAGCCGGTGGGCCACGCGCCTCTGCACGCGCGGCTGCTGCTGCTCAGAGCCCAGCTGCAAGATGGCGCGGGCGACTACAAAGCCAGCGAGAACACGGTGTCGCAAGCCATCTCCGAAGCGGCTCGGGGCAGGGATGCGGTGCTGGCGGCGCAGGCATGGAACCTCCGGCTGCTGCTGGTGGGCGTTCGCCAGGCACGTCCCAAGGACGCCGAGCTGCTGGGACCCATGGTGGAGACCGTGGTGGAGCTGGCGGGAGACGAGGCGACCCGCGCCAGCTCGCTCCAGGTGCGCGGCCGGTTGCTCGAGAACTTGGGCCAGTTCAAGCAGGCGCTCGAACACTACGAGCGCGTCCTGTCCCTTCGAGAGAAGCTCTTTGGAAAGAGCCACCTCCAGGTGGCCCTGGCGCTCATGGATCTGGGCAACATGCTCCGGCGGATGGGCCGGTACGCGGAGGCGAAGGAGAGGCTCGAGCGCTCCCTGGTCATTCAGCAGGACACGGTGGGGCCCACGCACGTGACGGTGGCCCACGCGCTGGCCACCCTGAGCATCGTGTACAAGGAGCTGGGCCAGTACGAGGAAGCCCGGGTCCAGGACGAACGGGCCCTGAACCTCATGGAGGAGGCACTGGGCCCCGATCATCTCCAGACGGTGGTTCTGCGCCAGCATCTGGGGAATGTGCTCCTGGACCTGGGAGCGTACGCGGAGGCCCAGGTCCAGCATGAGCGCTGCCTGACCTTCTTGGAGAAGGCGCTGGGACCCGAGCACCCCGACGTCTCCAAGGCGCTCGTCAGCCTGGGCATCGCATTGGCAGGCATGGGCCGGTATGAAGAGGCGAGGCTGCGGTTCGAGCGTGCGCTGACGCTCCAGGAGAAGACCTTCGGTTCCGAGCACCCGGATGCGGCGATCATGCTCATCAACCTGGGGGGCGTGCTCGCGGACCTGGGCCGGTATGAAGAGGCCAGGGCCCAGCTGGAGCGCGCGCTGGTGGTGCTGGAGAAGGCGCTGGGGCCCCAACACCCGGTGCTCTCCATCCCGCGCACCCTGCTGGGCCGGGCCCTTACGGGGCTGGGGCGGTATGACGAGGCACAACGCCAGTTGGAGCGCGCGTTGGCCCTGCAACAGCAGCCCCAAGAGCACCCCGGGCTGGTGGAACCGCTTACGGGCCTGGCGTGGCTCCAGCTGGCGCGCGGCAGGCCCGCGGACGCCGTGCCATTGCTCGAGCGGGCCTTGAAGCTTGCGCCCGAGCAGGCGGGCACGGAGGTCCGGTTCGCGCTGGCTCAGGCACTCTGGGAGTCGAGCCAGGATCGCCCCCGCGCCCTCGAGCTGGCCACCCACGCACGCGAGGAATGGCGCCGCCGTGGCCACGCTTCCAAGGTGGCGGAGGTGTCACAGTGGTTGGCGGCGCGGATCGGAGGCAGTCCATGA